A stretch of DNA from Bacteroidales bacterium WCE2008:
AGTGTCGTGGCCGATTTTCTTTCCGATGAAGTTCTCGATCCTGTCATAGTCGAGGTCGATCACTGCCTTTGAGATCGGCTGCGGATAGATGTCGAGCTGGTCGCCACATACCTTGCCGCCGGCGATCTCGAGGACGAGAAGGGCGGCCCTGCGTCCGGCAAGGGCAGCTACGGCAGGATCAGCGCCTCTTTCATAGCGGAATGAGGCGTCGGTCTGGAGACCATGGACCTTGGAAGTCTTGCGGATCGAGCCCGGGTCGAAATATGCGCCCTCGATGAAGATGTTCACGGTAGAATCGGTGACTCCGGAATCCTCGCCGCCGAATACTCCGGCGATGCACATAGGCCTATGCGAATCAGCGATTACTATGTCTTCAGCCTTGAGCTCTCTCTCGATACCGTCGAGAGTCTTTATCTTCTCCCCTGCCTCAGCGCGTCTTACGATTACCTTGCCGCCGTCGATCTTGTCGGCGTCGAATATATGGAGAGGCTGTCCGAGCTCGAAGAGCACGAAGTTGGATATGTCCACGATGTTGTTGACCGGGTTGAGTCCGATCGCGCGGAGGTCCTTCTGGAGCCACTCCGGAGACGGAGCGACCTTGACTCCGCGGATGGTGATTCCGGAATATCTCGGAGTGCCGGCGTTCTCTTTCACCTCTACAGGGATGGCCTGGCCTTCGCCTGCCTTGAAGGCAGAGACATCAGGATAGTTGTATTTGCAAGGGATGCCGTTAAGCTTGAGATATGCGTAGATATCCCTGGCGACGCCTACATGAGAGGCGGCGTCCACACGGTTGGCCGTGATCTCATATTCAATCACCGCGTCGGTCTTGAGGTGGAGGAAGTCCTTGGCGTCAGTGCCGACTACCGCATCCTCAGGGAGTACCATGATTCCGTCATGGGCAGTACCGATTCCGAGTTCGTCCTCGGCGCAGATCATTCCGAATGACTCTACTCCGCGGATCTTGGATTTCTTTATCTTGAAGTCGCCCGGGAGTACGGTGCCGATCCTGGCGAAGAGGACCTTCTGGCCTGCTGCCACGTTCGGGGCGCCGCAGACAACCTGTACCGGCTCCGGTGAACCGTCATCGACTTTGGTTACATGGAGATGGTCTGAATCAGGATGAGCCTCGCACTCGAGCACCTTGGCAACGACTACGCCGGCAAGCCCGCCAGGGATCTCTTCCTGCTCGGACACACCGTCAACCTCGATTCCAATGGATGTCATGGCATCCGCAATCTGCACAGGAGTAAGATCGCAATCTATATACTCTTTAAGCCAACTGTATGAAAGTTTCATGATATATTATGTTATTTTATTTTTCTAAATCTTCGAGCGTGAAAAGCGAGGATACGAATTCCTTGCGGTCGAACACCTTGAGGTCGTCGATTCCCTCTCCGATTCCGATGAACTTTACAGGAATGTGGAACTGGTCCGAAACTCCGATCACGACTCCGCCCTTGGCAGAACCGTCGAGCTTGGTAACCGCGAGCGCTGTGACGTCGGTCGCCCTGGAGAACTCGCGAGCCTGCTGGAAAGCATTCTGACCGGTAGTGCTGTCGAGGACGAGAAGGACTTCATGAGGTCCGTCCGGCACGACCTTGCGAATGACGTTGCGGATCTTGGTCAGCTCGTTCATGAGATCGACACGGTTATGGAGCCTGCCGGCGGTATCGATAAGCACTACGTCGGCATCTTTCGCCACGGCTGATTTCACGGTGTCATATGCGACCGACGCAGGATCCGAGCCCATCTCCTGACGGACGATATCGACTCCGGCCCTGTCGGCCCAGATCTGGAGCTGCTCCACTGCGGCGGCCCTGAAGGTATCGGCTGCGCCGAGAACGACTTTCTTGCCCTGAGCCTTCAGGCTTGAGGCGAGCTTTCCAATCGTAGTGGTCTTGCCAACGCCGTTGACACCGACTACGAGCATCACATATGGTTTCTTTGAGAAATCGAAAGGAACGACCTTTTCACTGTTGTCCACATTCAGTAGCTTGCCTATCTCATCGCGGAGGATGTCGGCGAGCTCTTCCATGGACATATATTTATCCTTTTCTACTCGGTCTTCAAGGTTGTCGATTATCTTGAGGGTAGTATCGACGCCCATATCGGAGGATACAAGAGCCTCCTCGATAGCATCCAGCACGTCTTCGCTGACCCTCGTCTTGCCGACGATGGCTCTCGAAATCTTCTGGAAAAAACTTTCGTTGGTCTTCTTGACCCCTTTACTGAACAGTCCCATTTTCTACTCGGTTTAA
This window harbors:
- a CDS encoding phenylalanyl-tRNA synthetase beta subunit, with amino-acid sequence MKLSYSWLKEYIDCDLTPVQIADAMTSIGIEVDGVSEQEEIPGGLAGVVVAKVLECEAHPDSDHLHVTKVDDGSPEPVQVVCGAPNVAAGQKVLFARIGTVLPGDFKIKKSKIRGVESFGMICAEDELGIGTAHDGIMVLPEDAVVGTDAKDFLHLKTDAVIEYEITANRVDAASHVGVARDIYAYLKLNGIPCKYNYPDVSAFKAGEGQAIPVEVKENAGTPRYSGITIRGVKVAPSPEWLQKDLRAIGLNPVNNIVDISNFVLFELGQPLHIFDADKIDGGKVIVRRAEAGEKIKTLDGIERELKAEDIVIADSHRPMCIAGVFGGEDSGVTDSTVNIFIEGAYFDPGSIRKTSKVHGLQTDASFRYERGADPAVAALAGRRAALLVLEIAGGKVCGDQLDIYPQPISKAVIDLDYDRIENFIGKKIGHDTIETILTNLQYEFLEKTPSGAKVAAPSYMIDVYRECDVVEEILRIYGYNNIELPHGMKMSVSPTPSPDPEAVRNYISNFLAANGFVETMNNSLTKSAYYANLKTWPEEHCVRIVNPLSSDLNVMRQSLVPGGLEVVAYNANRQITNIKTFEYGSVYQKLEEGDGTTLASYEEHQCFCLMMSGSSEKSWRQESRKGSYFQLKGYLELLLKRYGADIYTLETAPAPADIYSEGLVYMLPGTKKELAVMGTVNPAFARKFDVKQPVFAAEINWQMLLTLVKRVKVKFTELPKFPEVRRDLALLLDESVTYADMRRSALRAAKKLLKQVTLFDVYRGDKIPEGKKQYALNFVLQDDEKTLTDVEVEKVMGKILAVFQNEFGATLR
- a CDS encoding fused signal recognition particle receptor gives rise to the protein MGLFSKGVKKTNESFFQKISRAIVGKTRVSEDVLDAIEEALVSSDMGVDTTLKIIDNLEDRVEKDKYMSMEELADILRDEIGKLLNVDNSEKVVPFDFSKKPYVMLVVGVNGVGKTTTIGKLASSLKAQGKKVVLGAADTFRAAAVEQLQIWADRAGVDIVRQEMGSDPASVAYDTVKSAVAKDADVVLIDTAGRLHNRVDLMNELTKIRNVIRKVVPDGPHEVLLVLDSTTGQNAFQQAREFSRATDVTALAVTKLDGSAKGGVVIGVSDQFHIPVKFIGIGEGIDDLKVFDRKEFVSSLFTLEDLEK